The following are from one region of the Pelagibius sp. CAU 1746 genome:
- a CDS encoding mitochondrial fission ELM1 family protein, which produces MTRLESSDPPASQSLHDLTCWVVTDGKAGMEIQCLGLAEAMGCVPLVKRVSVGKPWRWMPAALLRKPFKAPLGTLGPKGDSLSPPWPDLWIASGRQTVPLTRDMKRLSGGRTFTVQVQNPAIDPAAFDLIVTPEHDRLRAENVLTTRGALGRITAERLAAAAEHFEPLYAHLPARRIAVLIGGNNKVFRMTADLMTKLTGQLARLVREEGVGLMVTPSRRTGARNEEILRRGLEGLPAHIWDGNGENPYFGMLGLADAIVCTGDSVNMVSESASTGKPVHIVQLEGGSAKFRRFHQAMQAAGITRPFTGALEQWSYTPLDETHRVADEIRRRLRARLAATG; this is translated from the coding sequence ATGACCCGCCTCGAGAGTTCCGACCCCCCCGCATCGCAGAGCCTGCACGACCTCACCTGCTGGGTGGTGACCGACGGCAAGGCCGGCATGGAGATCCAGTGCCTCGGCCTGGCCGAGGCCATGGGCTGCGTTCCGCTGGTCAAGCGCGTCTCCGTCGGCAAGCCCTGGCGCTGGATGCCCGCGGCCCTGCTGCGCAAGCCCTTCAAGGCGCCCCTCGGGACCCTGGGGCCCAAGGGCGACAGCCTGAGCCCGCCCTGGCCGGACCTGTGGATCGCCAGCGGCCGCCAGACCGTGCCCCTGACCCGCGACATGAAGCGCCTGAGCGGCGGGCGGACCTTCACCGTGCAGGTGCAGAACCCGGCCATCGATCCCGCCGCCTTCGACCTCATCGTCACGCCGGAGCATGATCGCCTGCGCGCGGAGAACGTACTGACCACGCGCGGCGCCCTGGGCCGGATCACCGCCGAACGCCTGGCCGCCGCCGCCGAGCACTTCGAGCCGCTCTATGCCCACCTGCCGGCGCGCCGCATCGCCGTGCTGATCGGCGGCAACAACAAGGTCTTCCGCATGACCGCGGACCTGATGACCAAGCTGACCGGACAGCTCGCCCGCCTGGTGCGCGAGGAAGGCGTCGGCCTGATGGTCACCCCCTCGCGGCGCACCGGCGCGCGCAACGAGGAGATCCTGCGCCGCGGCCTGGAGGGCCTGCCGGCCCACATCTGGGACGGCAACGGCGAGAACCCCTATTTCGGCATGCTGGGCCTGGCCGACGCCATCGTCTGCACCGGCGACTCGGTCAACATGGTCTCGGAGTCGGCCAGCACCGGCAAACCGGTGCACATCGTCCAGCTGGAGGGCGGTTCGGCCAAGTTCCGCCGCTTCCACCAAGCCATGCAGGCGGCCGGGATCACCCGCCCCTTCACCGGCGCCCTGGAGCAATGGTCCTACACGCCGCTGGACGAGACCCACCGCGTCGCCGACGAGATCCGCCGGCGCCTCCGGGCGCGGCTCGCCGCGACCGGATGA
- a CDS encoding Lrp/AsnC family transcriptional regulator gives MRRVKLDRIDLQILQDLQEDGRITNVELARRAGISAPPCLRRVRALEESGFIKGYHADLDAEALGFEVTFFALVGLDSQSETVLNAFETLAGSWPEVRECHMARGPDDFVLRLVARNTAHENELTQRLTSAPHVVTVKTIQVIRTAKSTPGVPIDIAQGAEPASQD, from the coding sequence ATGCGGCGGGTCAAATTGGACCGAATCGACCTGCAGATCCTGCAGGACCTCCAGGAAGACGGACGGATCACCAACGTGGAGCTGGCGCGGCGCGCCGGCATCTCGGCGCCGCCCTGCCTCCGGCGCGTGCGCGCCCTGGAGGAATCCGGCTTCATCAAGGGCTATCACGCCGACCTGGACGCCGAGGCGCTGGGCTTCGAGGTGACCTTCTTCGCGCTGGTCGGCCTGGACAGCCAGTCGGAAACGGTGCTGAACGCCTTCGAGACCCTGGCCGGGAGCTGGCCGGAGGTGCGCGAGTGCCACATGGCGCGCGGGCCCGACGACTTCGTGCTGCGCCTGGTGGCGCGCAACACGGCGCACGAGAACGAGTTGACCCAGCGCCTCACCTCCGCCCCGCACGTGGTGACGGTGAAGACCATACAGGTGATCCGCACCGCCAAGTCGACGCCGGGCGTGCCCATCGACATCGCCCAGGGCGCCGAACCGGCCAGCCAGGACTGA
- a CDS encoding GNAT family N-acetyltransferase, giving the protein MTPSINYRPAAGDDLRLVEIDKHNLEAVARLRLGAGQDRFVASNAFSVAQGHYYDSAWFRAIYLKDRPVGFVMLHDPRRGGDPNDVTAPEEPVRDDGLFVWRFMIAAEFQGRGLGRRALELLARLARENGFPRLYLSYVEGEGGPAAFYARCGLTPTGRVLDGEIEACLDLA; this is encoded by the coding sequence TTGACGCCATCAATCAACTACCGGCCGGCAGCGGGGGACGACCTGCGCCTCGTCGAGATCGACAAGCACAACCTCGAAGCCGTGGCGCGGCTGCGCCTGGGGGCGGGGCAGGACCGCTTCGTCGCCTCCAACGCCTTTTCCGTCGCCCAGGGCCACTACTACGACTCCGCCTGGTTCCGCGCGATCTACCTGAAGGATCGGCCGGTCGGCTTCGTGATGCTGCACGATCCGCGCCGCGGCGGCGATCCGAACGACGTGACGGCCCCCGAAGAGCCGGTGCGCGACGACGGCCTTTTCGTCTGGCGCTTCATGATCGCGGCGGAATTCCAGGGCCGGGGGCTGGGCCGCCGCGCCTTGGAACTCCTGGCGCGCCTCGCCCGTGAAAACGGCTTCCCGCGGCTCTATCTGAGCTATGTGGAGGGAGAGGGCGGCCCGGCGGCGTTCTATGCGCGCTGCGGCCTGACGCCGACCGGGCGCGTGCTCGACGGCGAAATCGAAGCCTGCCTCGATCTCGCCTGA
- the greA gene encoding transcription elongation factor GreA — protein MSDKVPMTAGGFVRLEEELRYLKTTARPEVIRAIAEAREHGDLSENAEYHAARERQSFIEGRVAELEDKIARAEVIDVASLDGKTVKFGATVTLVDEDTDAEAAYQLVGELEADVKEGRLAITAPLARALIGKEVGDSVEVMTPAGSKAYEILKVQYV, from the coding sequence ATGAGCGATAAGGTACCTATGACTGCAGGCGGGTTTGTCCGCCTTGAAGAAGAGTTGCGCTATCTGAAGACGACGGCGCGGCCGGAAGTGATTCGGGCTATTGCCGAAGCGCGCGAGCACGGCGATCTCTCGGAAAATGCGGAGTACCATGCCGCCCGCGAGCGCCAGAGCTTCATCGAGGGCCGCGTCGCCGAGCTGGAGGACAAGATCGCCCGCGCTGAGGTGATCGACGTCGCCAGCCTGGACGGCAAGACCGTGAAGTTCGGAGCCACCGTCACCCTGGTCGACGAGGACACCGACGCGGAAGCCGCCTACCAACTGGTGGGGGAGCTGGAAGCCGACGTGAAGGAAGGCCGCCTGGCCATCACCGCGCCCCTGGCGCGCGCGCTGATCGGCAAGGAAGTCGGCGATTCCGTCGAGGTGATGACCCCCGCCGGCTCCAAGGCTTACGAGATCCTCAAGGTCCAGTACGTCTGA
- the carB gene encoding carbamoyl-phosphate synthase large subunit — MPKRTDIKSILIIGAGPIVIGQACEFDYSGAQACKALKEEGYRVILVNSNPATIMTDPDLADATYVEPITPAVVAKVIERERPDALLPTMGGQTALNTGLALERDGTLEKFGVEMIGAKGDVIDKAEDRQRFREAMDKIGLKSPRSHLVSTFEAAMEALPDVGLPAIIRPSFTLGGTGGGIAYNPDEFEEIVKGGLRASPTDQVLIEQSVLGWKEYEMEVVRDCADNCIIICSIENVDPMGIHTGDSVTVAPALTLTDKEYQILRDASIAVLREIGVDTGGSNVQFAINPDDGELVIIEMNPRVSRSSALASKATGFPIAKIAAKLAVGYTLDELDNDITKVTPASFEPTIDYVVTKMPRFTFEKFPGAEPLLTTSMKSVGEAMAIGRSFAESLQKALRSMETGLTGLNEVEIPGALDAEGKVDRDAIRTALAAPRPDRLLTIAQAFRHGITLVEILETTHFDPWFLRQVQDIVKAEEEVRKGGLPRDRAGWLRLKQMGFSDARLGELSGQEESAVYQARLAMDVAAVYKRIDTCAGEFPSITPYMYAAYETGHLGPDGPLAADCEADPSDRNKVMILGGGPNRIGQGIEFDYCCVHAAYALSDAGYETVMVNCNPETVSTDYDTSDRLYFEPLTTEDVIGIARKEQSRGSLKGVIVQLGGQTPLKLANDLERAGIPILGTAPDAIDLAEDRKRFQALLAELNLKQPPNGTATSKEEALAVAEKIGYPVLIRPSYVLGGRAMEIVHSPERLERYIETAVKVSGKNPVLIDSYLREAVEVDVDAVADGEAVFIAGVMEHIEEAGIHSGDSACSLPPYSLAPAIVEEIGRQTERLARALKVVGLMNVQFAVRGEEIYILEVNPRASRTVPFVAKATGLPIAKIAARVMAGEKLADFDLKRNGGTHVAVKEAVFPFARFPGVDVMLGPEMRSTGEVMGLDSDFARAFLKAQLGAGVTLPQSGTVFISVKDDDKIAMTPVARAIAGLGFRILATGGTAKHLSDQGLDVELIKKVREGRPHIVDAMKSGEVQLVFNTTEDAKAIADSFELRRTALTNSIPYSTTVAGARAAVKAIEALKSDDLAVAPLQSYFSGSY, encoded by the coding sequence ATGCCTAAACGCACAGACATCAAATCGATCCTGATCATCGGGGCCGGGCCGATCGTCATCGGCCAGGCCTGCGAATTCGACTATTCCGGAGCGCAGGCCTGCAAGGCGCTGAAGGAGGAGGGCTACCGGGTCATCCTGGTGAACTCCAATCCCGCCACCATCATGACCGACCCGGACCTGGCCGACGCCACCTACGTCGAGCCCATCACCCCGGCCGTGGTCGCCAAGGTGATCGAGCGCGAGCGCCCCGACGCCCTGCTGCCGACCATGGGCGGGCAGACCGCGCTCAACACCGGCCTGGCGCTGGAGCGCGACGGCACCCTGGAAAAGTTCGGCGTCGAGATGATCGGCGCCAAGGGCGACGTCATCGACAAGGCCGAAGACCGCCAGCGCTTCCGCGAGGCCATGGACAAGATCGGCCTGAAGTCGCCGCGCTCCCACCTGGTGAGCACCTTCGAGGCGGCCATGGAGGCCCTGCCGGACGTCGGCCTGCCGGCCATCATCCGCCCCTCCTTCACCCTGGGCGGCACCGGCGGCGGCATCGCCTACAACCCCGACGAGTTCGAGGAGATCGTCAAGGGCGGCCTGCGCGCCTCGCCGACCGACCAGGTGCTGATCGAACAGTCGGTGCTGGGCTGGAAGGAATACGAGATGGAGGTGGTCCGCGACTGCGCGGACAACTGCATCATCATCTGCTCCATCGAGAACGTGGATCCCATGGGCATCCACACCGGCGACTCGGTCACCGTGGCCCCGGCGCTGACCTTGACCGACAAGGAATACCAGATCCTGCGCGACGCCTCGATCGCGGTGCTGCGCGAGATCGGCGTCGACACCGGCGGCTCCAACGTGCAGTTCGCCATCAACCCGGACGACGGCGAGCTGGTCATCATCGAGATGAACCCGCGCGTCTCGCGCTCCTCGGCGCTGGCGTCGAAGGCCACCGGCTTCCCCATTGCCAAGATCGCCGCCAAGCTGGCGGTGGGCTACACCCTGGACGAGCTGGACAACGACATCACCAAGGTGACCCCGGCCTCCTTCGAGCCGACCATCGACTACGTGGTCACCAAGATGCCGCGCTTCACCTTCGAGAAGTTCCCCGGCGCCGAGCCGCTGCTCACCACCTCCATGAAGTCGGTGGGCGAGGCCATGGCCATCGGCCGCAGCTTCGCCGAATCCCTGCAGAAGGCGCTGCGCTCCATGGAAACCGGCCTCACCGGGCTGAACGAGGTGGAGATCCCCGGCGCCCTGGACGCGGAGGGCAAGGTCGACCGCGACGCCATCCGCACCGCGCTGGCCGCGCCCCGGCCCGACCGTCTGCTGACCATCGCCCAGGCCTTCCGCCACGGCATCACGCTGGTGGAGATCCTGGAGACCACCCACTTCGACCCCTGGTTCCTGCGCCAGGTGCAGGACATCGTCAAAGCCGAAGAGGAGGTGCGCAAGGGCGGGCTGCCGCGCGACCGCGCGGGCTGGCTGCGCCTGAAGCAGATGGGTTTTTCCGACGCGCGCCTCGGCGAGCTGAGCGGCCAGGAGGAGAGCGCCGTCTACCAGGCCCGCCTGGCCATGGATGTTGCCGCCGTCTACAAGCGCATCGACACCTGCGCCGGCGAGTTCCCCTCCATCACGCCCTACATGTACGCCGCTTACGAAACCGGACACCTGGGTCCCGACGGCCCGCTGGCGGCGGACTGCGAGGCCGACCCCAGCGACCGAAACAAGGTGATGATCCTGGGCGGCGGGCCGAACCGCATCGGCCAAGGCATCGAGTTCGACTACTGCTGCGTCCACGCGGCCTACGCGCTGAGCGACGCCGGCTACGAGACCGTCATGGTCAACTGCAACCCGGAGACCGTGTCCACCGACTACGACACCTCGGATCGCCTCTACTTCGAGCCGCTGACCACCGAGGACGTGATCGGCATCGCCCGCAAGGAGCAGAGCCGCGGCAGCCTGAAAGGCGTCATCGTGCAGCTCGGCGGCCAGACGCCGCTGAAGCTGGCCAACGACCTGGAGCGCGCCGGCATCCCCATCCTGGGCACGGCGCCCGACGCCATCGACCTGGCCGAGGACCGCAAGCGCTTCCAGGCGCTGCTGGCCGAGTTGAACCTGAAGCAGCCGCCCAACGGCACCGCCACCTCCAAGGAAGAGGCCCTGGCGGTGGCCGAGAAGATCGGCTACCCGGTGCTGATCCGCCCCTCCTACGTGCTGGGCGGGCGGGCCATGGAGATCGTGCACAGCCCTGAGCGCCTGGAGCGCTACATCGAGACCGCGGTGAAGGTCTCCGGCAAGAACCCGGTGCTGATCGACAGCTACCTGCGCGAAGCGGTCGAGGTCGACGTCGACGCGGTGGCCGACGGCGAGGCCGTCTTCATCGCCGGTGTGATGGAGCACATCGAGGAAGCCGGCATCCACTCCGGCGACAGCGCCTGTTCCCTGCCGCCCTACAGCCTGGCCCCGGCCATCGTCGAGGAGATCGGCCGCCAGACCGAGCGGCTGGCCCGGGCGCTGAAGGTGGTCGGCCTGATGAACGTCCAGTTCGCGGTGCGCGGCGAGGAGATCTACATCCTGGAGGTGAACCCGCGCGCCAGCCGCACGGTGCCCTTCGTGGCCAAGGCCACCGGCCTGCCCATCGCCAAGATCGCCGCCCGCGTCATGGCGGGCGAGAAGCTGGCCGACTTCGACCTGAAGCGGAACGGCGGGACCCATGTGGCGGTGAAGGAAGCGGTCTTCCCCTTCGCCCGCTTCCCCGGCGTCGACGTTATGCTGGGGCCGGAAATGCGCTCGACCGGCGAGGTGATGGGCCTGGACAGCGATTTCGCGCGGGCCTTCCTGAAGGCGCAACTCGGCGCCGGCGTCACCCTGCCCCAGAGCGGCACCGTCTTCATTTCCGTGAAGGACGACGACAAGATCGCCATGACCCCCGTCGCCCGCGCCATCGCCGGCCTGGGCTTTCGCATCCTGGCCACCGGCGGCACGGCAAAACACCTTTCAGATCAAGGCCTTGATGTCGAGCTCATCAAGAAGGTCCGCGAAGGCCGGCCGCACATCGTCGACGCCATGAAATCGGGAGAGGTGCAACTGGTGTTCAATACCACCGAAGATGCCAAGGCCATCGCCGACTCCTTCGAGCTCCGCCGGACGGCGTTAACCAATTCGATACCTTATAGCACCACCGTAGCCGGCGCCCGCGCCGCCGTTAAGGCCATCGAGGCCCTGAAATCCGACGATCTTGCGGTGGCCCCTTTGCAGTCTTATTTTAGTGGGTCGTACTGA
- the carA gene encoding glutamine-hydrolyzing carbamoyl-phosphate synthase small subunit, which yields MNDTPPIPNPSAEDGPSSAAPVSAPRQVPEGVTGALVLADGSVFWGKGLGASGRAVGEVCFNTSMTGYQEICTDPSYAGEIITFTFPHIGNVGTNAEDIETLSPAVRGVVLRDDITEPSSWRNAQHFDAWLKSHNLIGLAGVDSRAITRRIRDAGAPHGTIVHFPEGPDGPGEADIEACRKMAAEWPGLEGMDLAAEVSCRQTYDWSETCWELGRGYGSQAAPKYKVVAVDYGAKRNILRCLATLGCDVTVVPANATPEEILRHKPDGVFLSNGPGDPAATGVYAVPTVQAVLATGLPLFGICLGHQILALALGAKTTKMQRGHRGANHPVKDLATGKVEITSQNHGFMVDTQTLPAGVVESHVSLFDGTNEGIAVEGRPVFSVQYHPEASPGPTDSHYLFKRFVALIEDHKVSAKQHA from the coding sequence ATGAACGACACACCTCCGATCCCTAACCCGTCCGCCGAGGACGGGCCGTCTTCCGCTGCGCCCGTTTCCGCGCCGCGCCAGGTGCCCGAGGGCGTCACCGGCGCCCTGGTTCTGGCCGACGGCAGCGTATTCTGGGGCAAGGGCCTGGGCGCCAGCGGCCGGGCGGTGGGCGAGGTCTGCTTCAACACCTCCATGACCGGCTACCAGGAGATCTGCACCGATCCCTCCTACGCCGGCGAGATCATCACCTTCACCTTCCCCCACATCGGCAACGTCGGCACCAACGCCGAGGACATCGAGACCCTGAGCCCGGCCGTGCGCGGCGTGGTGCTGCGCGACGACATCACCGAGCCGTCGAGTTGGCGCAACGCCCAGCACTTCGACGCCTGGCTGAAGTCGCACAACCTGATCGGCCTGGCCGGCGTCGACAGCCGCGCCATCACCCGGCGCATCCGCGACGCCGGCGCGCCGCACGGCACCATCGTCCACTTCCCCGAGGGCCCCGATGGACCAGGGGAGGCGGATATCGAGGCCTGCCGCAAGATGGCCGCCGAGTGGCCGGGCCTGGAGGGCATGGACCTGGCCGCCGAGGTGAGCTGCCGCCAGACCTACGACTGGTCGGAGACGTGCTGGGAACTGGGCCGGGGCTACGGCTCCCAGGCCGCGCCGAAATACAAGGTGGTGGCCGTCGACTACGGCGCCAAGCGCAACATCCTGCGCTGCCTGGCGACGCTGGGCTGCGACGTCACCGTGGTGCCGGCCAACGCGACGCCCGAGGAGATCCTGCGCCACAAGCCCGACGGCGTCTTCCTCTCCAACGGCCCCGGCGACCCGGCGGCGACCGGCGTCTATGCCGTGCCGACGGTGCAGGCCGTCCTGGCGACCGGCCTGCCGCTCTTCGGCATCTGTCTCGGCCACCAGATCCTGGCCCTGGCGCTGGGCGCCAAGACCACCAAGATGCAGCGCGGCCACCGCGGCGCCAACCACCCGGTCAAGGACCTGGCCACCGGCAAGGTGGAGATCACCAGCCAGAACCACGGCTTCATGGTCGACACCCAGACCCTGCCGGCCGGCGTGGTCGAGAGCCACGTCTCCCTCTTCGACGGCACCAACGAAGGCATCGCCGTCGAGGGCCGTCCGGTGTTCTCCGTGCAGTACCACCCCGAGGCCTCCCCCGGCCCGACGGACAGCCACTACCTCTTCAAGCGCTTCGTCGCCCTGATCGAAGACCACAAGGTCAGCGCCAAACAGCATGCCTAA
- a CDS encoding GatB/YqeY domain-containing protein, which yields MLRTRLNDALKDAMKAKEARATSTLRLILAALKDRDIAERTKGNGDGLGDEQILEMLQKMVRQRHDSIEMYTKGGRDDLAKREGEEIEVIERFLPKQMDETDMRAAIESVIGELGASSVKDMGRVMGTLKERYPGRMDFGKASGIVKEALV from the coding sequence ATGTTGCGCACCCGTCTCAACGACGCCCTTAAAGATGCCATGAAGGCCAAGGAAGCCCGGGCCACCTCGACCCTGCGGCTGATTCTGGCCGCCTTGAAGGACCGGGATATCGCCGAGCGGACCAAGGGCAACGGCGACGGCCTGGGCGACGAGCAGATCCTCGAGATGCTCCAGAAGATGGTGCGCCAGCGCCACGATTCCATAGAGATGTACACCAAGGGCGGCCGCGACGACCTGGCCAAGCGCGAGGGCGAGGAGATCGAGGTCATCGAACGCTTCCTGCCCAAGCAGATGGACGAGACCGACATGCGCGCCGCCATCGAATCGGTGATCGGCGAGCTCGGCGCCTCCAGCGTCAAGGACATGGGCCGGGTCATGGGCACCCTGAAGGAGCGCTATCCCGGCCGCATGGACTTCGGCAAGGCCAGCGGCATCGTCAAAGAGGCCTTGGTTTAG
- the dnaG gene encoding DNA primase gives MAFPPEFLDELRNRIATSEVVGKRVKLVKKGREFSGLCPFHNEKTPSFTVNDDKGFYHCFGCGAHGGAIDFIMNTEGLSFPETVERLAGLAGMEVPRGRPEDRERAQKRAGLIDVLEAAAAWFEEQLGTEAGKEARDYLERRGLAPATVKAFRLGFAPRQRGVLAKALRARGITVDQLLEAGLVKRGEDGPSSSNGDDLRDYFFHRVIFPITDRRGRVIAFGGRTLGESKAKYLNSPDTPLFHKGRVLYNLARARKAAHDTGELLVTEGYMDVIALAEGGFPAAVAPLGTAITEEQIGELWRLTAEPTLCFDGDAAGQRAAFRAAARALPLLKPGKSLHFALLPPGEDPDSLLRGQGPAALRGLLETAQPLADVIWRQATEGRAADTPERRAAIRAELRDQVRTIRDPELREDYRQEMERRFELVFGYAPKGGGGQSLTQRGGGRRGGRSGYGGGRRRGPAAGRGGWAAQWDPLDEPGKRRRPGDLLRPERTEQVLLATLINHNNLLSEFVEDLAGIDFTGSDLNRLRQALIDCMARNAELDTEGVKCHLSKQGFSGLLAALLAPDVYVHGRFARPDASAEVARQSVLHILGVLRDRQSGVQRVEEAQALAADMTAEQLKRVQARQKLRLTEDGRKVDLDRFEAMLQTTVDKADS, from the coding sequence ATGGCTTTTCCACCGGAATTTCTGGACGAACTGCGCAACCGCATCGCCACCTCGGAGGTGGTCGGCAAGCGCGTGAAGCTGGTGAAGAAGGGCCGCGAGTTCTCCGGCCTCTGCCCCTTCCACAACGAAAAGACGCCCTCCTTCACCGTCAACGACGACAAGGGCTTTTACCACTGCTTCGGCTGCGGCGCGCACGGCGGCGCCATCGACTTCATCATGAACACCGAGGGCCTGAGCTTTCCGGAGACGGTGGAGCGCCTGGCCGGGCTGGCCGGCATGGAGGTGCCCCGGGGGCGCCCCGAAGACCGCGAGCGCGCCCAGAAGCGCGCCGGCCTGATCGACGTCCTGGAGGCGGCGGCGGCCTGGTTCGAGGAGCAGCTCGGCACCGAGGCGGGCAAGGAGGCGCGCGACTATCTGGAGCGCCGCGGCCTGGCGCCGGCGACCGTGAAGGCCTTCCGCCTGGGCTTCGCCCCGCGCCAGCGCGGCGTCCTGGCCAAGGCCCTGCGCGCCCGCGGCATCACCGTCGACCAGTTGCTGGAAGCCGGCCTGGTGAAGCGCGGGGAAGACGGTCCCTCAAGCAGCAATGGGGACGACCTGCGCGACTACTTCTTCCACCGGGTCATCTTCCCGATCACTGACCGGCGCGGCCGGGTCATCGCCTTCGGCGGGCGCACCCTGGGCGAGTCCAAGGCCAAGTACCTGAACTCGCCGGACACGCCGCTGTTCCACAAGGGGCGGGTGCTCTACAACCTGGCCCGCGCCCGCAAGGCCGCCCACGACACCGGCGAGCTGCTGGTCACCGAGGGCTACATGGACGTCATCGCCCTGGCCGAGGGCGGCTTTCCGGCGGCGGTGGCGCCCCTGGGCACCGCCATCACCGAGGAACAGATCGGGGAGCTGTGGCGCCTGACCGCCGAGCCGACGCTCTGCTTCGACGGCGACGCCGCTGGCCAGCGCGCCGCCTTCCGCGCCGCCGCCCGCGCCCTGCCGCTGCTGAAGCCGGGTAAGAGCCTGCACTTCGCGCTGCTGCCGCCGGGCGAGGACCCGGACAGCCTGCTGCGCGGCCAGGGCCCGGCGGCCCTGCGCGGCCTGCTGGAAACCGCCCAGCCCCTGGCCGACGTGATCTGGCGCCAGGCCACCGAGGGCCGGGCCGCCGACACGCCGGAGCGCCGCGCGGCGATCCGCGCCGAGCTGCGCGATCAGGTGCGCACGATCCGCGACCCGGAGTTGCGCGAGGACTATCGCCAGGAGATGGAGCGCCGCTTCGAGCTGGTCTTCGGCTATGCCCCCAAGGGGGGAGGGGGACAGTCCCTGACCCAGAGGGGGGGAGGCCGCCGCGGCGGCCGCTCCGGCTATGGCGGGGGGCGCCGGCGCGGGCCGGCGGCGGGCAGGGGCGGCTGGGCCGCTCAGTGGGACCCGCTGGATGAGCCCGGCAAGCGCCGCCGGCCCGGCGATCTGCTGCGCCCGGAGCGGACCGAGCAGGTACTCCTTGCCACTCTGATTAATCATAACAATTTATTAAGCGAGTTTGTCGAGGATCTGGCGGGTATCGACTTCACCGGCAGCGACCTCAACCGGCTGCGCCAGGCCCTGATCGACTGCATGGCCCGCAATGCGGAACTTGACACCGAAGGTGTGAAATGCCACCTCTCCAAGCAGGGGTTTTCGGGGCTTTTGGCTGCGCTTTTGGCCCCAGACGTATATGTTCACGGCAGGTTTGCCCGTCCCGACGCCTCAGCGGAGGTGGCGCGGCAATCTGTTTTGCATATTTTGGGGGTTTTGCGTGACCGCCAATCCGGGGTCCAGCGCGTCGAAGAGGCGCAGGCCCTGGCGGCGGATATGACGGCTGAGCAGTTGAAGCGGGTTCAGGCCCGGCAGAAGCTGCGGCTTACGGAAGACGGCCGCAAGGTGGATCTGGACCGATTTGAGGCAATGCTTCAAACGACAGTGGACAAAGCAGACTCTTGA